In Zalophus californianus isolate mZalCal1 chromosome 4, mZalCal1.pri.v2, whole genome shotgun sequence, the following proteins share a genomic window:
- the LOC113925266 gene encoding late cornified envelope protein 1D-like: MSCQQNQHQCQPPPKCPAPKCPPKCPPVSSCCNGSSGGCCGSSSGGGGCCSSGDGGCCLSHHRRHRSHRHRHQSSGCCSQPSGGSSCCGGGSGQLSGGCC; this comes from the coding sequence ATGTCCTGCCAGCAGAACCAGCATCAGTGCCAGCCCCCTCCCAAGTGCCCCGCCCCCAAATGCCCCCCCAAGTGCCCCCCAGTCTCTTCCTGCTGCAACGGCAGCTCTGGGGGCTGCTGCGGCTCCAGCTCTGGGGGCGGCGGCTGCTGCAGCTCTGGGGACGGCGGCTGCTGCCTGAGCCACCACAGGCGACACAGGTCCCATCGTCACAGACACCAGAGCTCTGGCTGCTGCAGCCAGCCCTCGGGGGGCTCCAGCTGCTGTGGAGGGGGCAGCGGTCAGTTGTCTGGAGGCTGCTGCTGA
- the LOC113934698 gene encoding keratinocyte proline-rich protein: MCDQQQIQCCLPLPQCCVKGPSFYPSQFPSAKSQVVVQAPCEMQIVGYPTSCPVQVSQVKCQAPCQSQTMQVKCQAPCQSKTTQAKCQASSQSKTTQVKFQAPCQSQISSVQCQAPCQPEVSCVQCEAPCPVQTCYVECAPVCYTETCYVECPVQTFVPRPAPQPVQTYMACPPVSQTQGRFSTPCQNQGSHGRYVLQRQSPAFYSNCAPQFQSGTYYSNCAPQRQSRASFSTCAPQCQARGSYGSFPAQRRSQSTSRCLPPRQLQPSYRSCSPPRRSEPYYSSWLPSACSSSSYNYCTPPRRSEPIYSSGCPRGPTSGCSRRCGPKCRIEISSPCCPRQVPPQKCAVQIPPIRRCSESCAPRPSWDASCPELRPRVESRPLPSFCPPRRLDQSPERSLQRCPLPAPCSCPHPAPRPYPLPYPRPEPRARPEPRPCPPPRQRSDPCLCSEPRPAPRAVPHPRPVQREFPESRPCPQPCELPEPYSLPEPIPLPAPCPSPEPCVEPGRCPSSPCSGPNPIPCPGDLGCHESTPCRLDTEAPSCGPAGYNQWQGSGDSFGPCDGIPEPQGFRDCGDQGGTCVGLKGGSSVGTKGAYF, encoded by the coding sequence ATGTGTGACCAGCAGCAGATTCAGtgttgcctgccactcccccagtgCTGTGTGAAGGGtccctccttctacccctcccagTTCCCCAGTGCCAAGAGCCAGGTGGTGGTCCAAGCCCCTTGTGAGATGCAAATTGTGGGGTATCCCACATCATGCCCAGTTCAAGTTTCCCAGGTAAAATGCCAGGCTCCATGCCAGTCCCAGACTATGCAGGTGAAGTGCCAGGCTCCATGCCAGTCTAAGACCACCCAAGCAAAGTGCCAGGCTTCAAGCCAGTCTAAGACCACCCAGGTGAAGTTCCAGGCTCCATGCCAGTCTCAGATTTCCAGTGTTCAATGCCAGGCCCCATGCCAGCCTGAGGTGTCCTGTGTGCAATGTGAAGCTCCATGCCCTGTTCAGACCTGCTATGTAGAATGTGCTCCAGTTTGTTATACAGAAACTTGTTATGTGGAATGCCCAGTCCAGACCTTTGTACCCCGTCCAGCTCCTCAGCCTGTCCAGACTTACATGGCTTGTCCCCCAGTTTCCCAGACTCAGGGAAGATTCTCAACCCCGTGCCAGAATCAGGGCTCCCATGGCAGATATGTCCTGCAACGTCAGTCCCCAGCTTTCTACAGCAACTGCGCGCCACAGTTCCAATCCGGCACTTACTACAGCAACTGCGCCCCCCAGCGTCAGTCCCGGGCTTCATTTAGCACTTGTGCACCTCAGTGCCAGGCCCGAGGCTCTTATGGGAGCTTCCCCGCCCAGCGTCGCTCCCAGAGCACAAGCAGATGCCTCCCTCCTCGCCAGCTGCAACCTTCTTACCGCAGCTGTTCCCCTCCACGACGGTCTGAACCCTACTACAGCAGCTGGCTGCCATCAGCATGTTCTTCGAGTTCCTATAACTACTGCACCCCACCGCGCCGCTCTGAGCCCATCTATAGCAGTGGCTGTCCTCGGGGTCCCACTTCAGGCTGCTCTCGCAGATGTGGTCCCAAGTGCCGGATAGAGAtttcctccccctgctgccccaggcAGGTACCCCCTCAAAAGTGTGCGGTTCAGATTCCCCCCATCAGACGCTGCTCTGAGAGTTGTGCCCCACGACCCTCCTGGGATGCCTCCTGCCCAGAGCTGAGGCCACGTGTAGAGTCACGTCCACTCCCAAGTTTCTGTCCACCACGGCGTCTGGACCAAAGTCCAGAGAGATCACTGCAAAGATGCCCACTTCCTGCCCCATGTTCATGTCCACATCCTGCTCCACGGCCATATCCACTGCCATATCCACGCCCAGAACCACGTGCAAGGCCAGAGCCCCGCCCATGTCCTCCACCACGGCAACGTTCCGATCCCTGTCTGTGTTCAGAACCACGTCCAGCCCCGCGCGCAGTCCCACATCCTAGACCAGTGCAGCGTGAATTTCCCGAGTCACGTCCATGTCCACAGCCCTGTGAGCTCCCGGAACCTTATTCACTTCCAGAGCCAATTCCCCTTCCAGCACCCTGCCCGAGCCCAGAGCCCTGTGTGGAGCCTGGGCGCTGTCCCAGCAGCCCATGCTCGGGACCAAATCCAATCCCATGCCCGGGAGACCTAGGCTGCCATGAGTCCACCCCGTGCCGCCTGGACACCGAGGCCCCCAGCTGTGGCCCAGCTGGTTATAACCAGTGGCAAGGAAGTGGTGACAGCTTTGGACCTTGTGATGGGATTCCAGAGCCACAGGGTTTCCGTGATTGTGGAGACCAAGGAGGCACCTGTGTTGGACTGAAAGGAGGTTCTTCTGTTGGAACAAAGGGGGCTTATTTTTAA